In Streptomyces sp. NBC_00483, a single window of DNA contains:
- a CDS encoding DUF5994 family protein — protein MNALIAHHSSTGSGPIVVHPPARLSLRPPTFPPGPVCGAWWPRTDELATELAALIEVFEATRGRVTRIASPRGSWPTEPRTLSVTGHVILAAWYTSGLDPYTIRLFSYGAGRWDLLVVPSSSRDDTAARLMHAAADPALCLTGTALMATEGPAGSTNG, from the coding sequence ATGAACGCACTGATCGCCCACCACAGTTCGACCGGTTCCGGGCCCATCGTCGTGCACCCGCCCGCCCGACTCTCCCTGCGCCCGCCGACCTTCCCGCCGGGACCGGTGTGCGGAGCCTGGTGGCCGCGCACCGATGAGCTGGCCACCGAACTGGCCGCCCTCATCGAGGTGTTCGAGGCGACCCGCGGGCGCGTGACCCGTATCGCCTCTCCGCGGGGCAGCTGGCCGACGGAGCCGCGCACCCTGTCCGTGACGGGCCACGTGATCCTGGCCGCGTGGTACACGTCCGGTCTCGACCCCTACACGATCCGGCTCTTCTCCTACGGGGCCGGGCGCTGGGACCTGCTCGTCGTCCCGTCGAGCAGCCGGGACGACACGGCCGCCCGGCTGATGCACGCGGCGGCCGACCCCGCGCTCTGTCTCACCGGGACGGCGCTGATGGCAACCGAGGGGCCCGCCGGTTCCACGAACGGATGA